One Salmo trutta chromosome 19, fSalTru1.1, whole genome shotgun sequence genomic window carries:
- the LOC115154804 gene encoding matrin-3-like, with product MEDSEGHSSAHKGSGDGAMSTMNLYATLGLSPEDVDALAQIPENEISVETLPYLIMKLKAKRAKQEEQGQASPKGDSCQEDTDDGDLSKQDSPPAVPRQSNSHCDTDYRRVEIHSRPGRRPQRTEARRGSRHTRPPIEKPSDSQQKIPFSYQVDDFHGVVPKIYPHTCSLCLCMLNSNKTWKEHLNGLRHADGCLELSRLYPDWKTHDTRKEMSDSIPSRDAISPPRRTPRPAMPYKRQHSSDRVGGEVWSAPERHHLKPKAGTKVVVTKFPLGSVGVEDLMALAKPFGTVVKHLVFPCKGFLEFDSHKEAVNMVNHFSENQAFVKEIKLNLYLSPMVCSIHPPRLDEPPEKRQTKQVTNTVVCFSHLPPGKERESEILDLAKMFGDVRHSTFSSDQALIEMVDWKDADIMVKYYHSNPLKINGKSVKVYLSLKRLRESPDSTTSRRADSSKGRSSRHKREETSKTSNSTNKEKPSTDKQPAEKVTEQEGQQSTPEEVKQDIEEVVKEEDIDLENKDLDEEIIQVEAKQSLLDDDVGAGVDTKDPAPSKSASLVADSKDEGEHEISELLADDTLEDSDVKAASDDVSMENMMDQESFHEDDNMDDMDFPENMDDFVTLDELDDSTGGDTSLESKDASWDGKVVHISPIRKGYGNMAVALLKLAERANVKVVNHSISFLRQEAWLELETTEEVREMVKFYKGKGQLLRKHVNVSMCFSQKKLESPSGRSIYICMLPLQKYSDVSLLRLAQPFGKITGYNLNWPHGKCYIQLESVEAAQKMVKYFQRPHKFYGTLLRVRLCKKGDSLIYWKPPVKYELWLASQKDRRSRDHHRDEKTNGQSAKSPCPEDVQNPVSDSERVCGDPEGEEASGVEAIPEEKKQEEPLGPYQPDNPVGLDYLVPRTGFFCKLCNIFYTNEKTAKSVHCSSEEHYLNLKRKMDKETDLG from the exons ATGGAGGACAGTGAGGGTCACAGCTCTGCACACAAAGGATCTGGTGATGGAGCGATGAGCACCATGAACTTATATGCCACTCTGGGGCTCTCTCCAGAAGACGTGGATGCTCTGGCCCAGATTCCAGAGAATGAGATCAGTGTGGAGACGTTACCCTATCTGATAATGAAACTGAAGGCCAAACGAGCCAAGCAAGAGGAGCAGGGACAGGCCTCCCCAAAAGGAGACAGCTGTCAGGAGGATACAGATGATGGAGACCTTAGCAAACAAGACAGTCCCCCTGCAGTCCCTCGTCAGTCAAACAGCCATTGTGACACTGATTATAGGAGAGTGGAGATTCACAGTCGACCAGGGCGGCGACCACAGCGGACTGAAGCAAGGAGAGGTTCCCGTCACACTAGGCCCCCAATTGAAAAACCATCCGACAGCCAGCAGAAGATTCCTTTCTCCTATCAAGTGGATGATTTTCATGGAGTTGTGCCCAAGATTTACCCACACACATGCTCTCTATGCTTATGCATGTTGAATTCTAATAAG ACATGGAAGGAACATCTCAATGGATTACGACATGCGGATGGCTGTCTAGAACTCTCGCGTCT ATATCCAGATTGGAAAACACATGATACCCGGAAGGAAAT GTCCGACTCCATCCCAAGTAGAGATGCTATTTCACCGCCCAGGAGAACGCCACGTCCTGCTATGCCTTACAAGAGACAACATAGCTCAGACCGCGTAGGAG GTGAAGTCTGGTCTGCACCAGAAAGACACCATTTGAAGCCCAAG GCTGGCACAAAGGTGGTGGTCACAAAATTTCCCCTTGGCTCTGTTGGTGTTGAAGACTTGATGGCTTTGGCTAAGCCATTCGGCACAGTTGTAAAACATCTGGTGTTCCCCTGCAAG GGCTTCCTGGAGTTTGATTCTCACAAAGAGGCTGTCAATATGGTGAATCACTTCAGTGAAAACCAAGCTTTCGTGAAGGAAATTAAGTTGAATCTGTACCTGTCACCTATGGTGTGCAGTATTCAT CCGCCAAGGTTGGATGAACCACCAGAAAAACGGCAGACCAAACAAGTTACCAATACAGTGGTTTGTTTTTCCCACCTACCTCCTGGGAAGGAAAGAGAATCTGAGATTCTTGATCTCGCCAAGATGTTTGGGGATGTGCGGCATTCAACATTTTCAAGTGACCAG GCCCTGATTGAGATGGTAGATTGGAAGGATGCTGACATTATGGTGAAGTACTACCACTCCAACCCCCTCAAGATCAATGGAAAGAGTGTCAAAGTATACTTGTCACTGAAACGCCTGAG AGAAAGTCCTGACTCCACCACATCCAGAAGAGCAGATTCCAGTAAAGGCCGCAGCAGCCGACacaagagagaggagactagCAAGACCTCAAACTCCACGAACAAAGAGAAACCCAGTACAGACAAACAACCTGCTGAGAAAGTGACGGAACAAGAAGGTCAACAAAGCACCCCAGAGGAGGTCAAGCAGGACATTGAGGAGGTGGTCAAGGAGGAGGACATTGATTTGGAAAACAAAGATCTGGATGAAGAGATTATCCAGGTGGAAGCTAAACAAAGCTTGTTAGATGACGACGTTGGAGCTGGTGTTGATACTAAAGACCCTGCTCCTTCCAAAAGTGCCTCTCTGGTGGCTGATTCTAAAGATGAGGGGGAACACGAAATCTCAGAACTGTTGGCAGACGATACCTTGGAGGATTCTGACGTAAAGGCTGCCTCTGACGATGTCTCAATGGAGAACATGATGGATCAGGAGAGCTTTCATGAAGAT gacaatatgGATGATATGGATTTCCCTGAGAATATGGATGATTTTGTTACATTGGATGAACTCGACGACAGTACTGGAGGGGACACGTCACTGG AGTCAAAGGATGCTTCATGG GATGGAAAAGTTGTCCATATTAGCCCAATTAGAAAGGGCTATGGAAACATGGCGGTGGCCCTATTGAAACTGGCAGAGCGGGCAAACGTGAAAGTTGTCAACCATTCCATATCCTTCCTCAGACAGGAG GCATGGTTAGAGCTTGAAACTACCGAAGAAGTACGTGAAATGGTGAAATTCTACAAAGGAAAAGGACAGTTGTTGAGGAAACATGTCAACGTTAGCATGTGCTTTTCACAGAAAAAGTTGGAG AGTCCTAGTGGGAGATCCATCTACATTTGTATGCTTCCACTCCAGAAGTACTCTGACGTCTCTCTTTTACGACTTGCCCAGCCTTTCGGGAAAATCACTGGCTATAATTTGAACTGGCCTCATGGAAAG TGTTATATCCAGTTGGAGAGCGTGGAAGCCGCTCAGAAAATGGTGAAGTACTTCCAACGTCCACACAAGTTTTACGGCACCCTGTTAAGGGTCCGTTTGTGCAAAAAGGGAGACTCACTAATATACTG GAAGCCTCCAGTCAAATATGAGCTGTGGTTGGCCAGTCAGAAAGACAGAAGATCAAGAGATCATCATAGAGATGAAAAGACTAATGGCCAGTCAGCCAAAAGCCCCTGTCCAGAG GATGTCCAGAACCCTGTGTCTGACAGTGAGAGGGTCTGTGGGGACCCTGAGGGTGAGGAAGCCAGTGGTGTGGAAGCTATCCCAGAGGAGAAGAAGCAGGAGGAACCTCTGGGTCCTTATCAACCTGACAACCCTGTTG GGTTAGACTATCTGGTGCCAAGGACTGGATTCTTCTGCAAGCTGTGCAACATCTTCTACACCAATGAGAAAACAGCCAAATCAGTCCACTGTAGCAGTGAGGAACATTATCTGAACCTTAAG CGAAAGATGGATAAAGAAACAGACCTCGGCTGA